GTCGAGAAGCGGCGCGATGATCTGCGCGAAGTTGTTCCTGGCGCGGTTGAGCCGGCTCTTCACCGTGCCCAGGTTGCAGCCCGTGATCTCCGCGATCTCCTCGTACGTCTTGCCCTCCATCTCGCGCAGCACGAACACGGTGCGGTGGTGCTCCGGCAGCACGTCCACGGCCGAGTCCACCATGCTCTTCAGGTGGCGCTTGCGGAACAGGTCGTCCGGGCGGTAGG
This Longimicrobiaceae bacterium DNA region includes the following protein-coding sequences:
- a CDS encoding sigma-70 family RNA polymerase sigma factor — its product is FIRVYRHLHRFDQSKKFSTWIYTIASNLAKNELRNRSRNPLVLFTSIKKSWDADQRPLEWEDNTYRPDDLFRKRHLKSMVDSAVDVLPEHHRTVFVLREMEGKTYEEIAEITGCNLGTVKSRLNRARNNFAQIIAPLLD